A genomic region of Paenibacillus sp. PL2-23 contains the following coding sequences:
- a CDS encoding tRNA threonylcarbamoyladenosine dehydratase: MLHQFSRTELAIGPEGLERMKGSTVAVLGIGGVGSIAAEALARTGVGRIILIDKDVVDITNINRQIHALTTTVGQPKADLMRDRIKLINPECDVISLRMFYTEETYEQLFAYPLDYVVDASDTIIYKVHLIKQCLERGIPVISSMGAANKMDPSRFRVADISKTHTDPIARVVRTKLRKDGIKKGVKVVFSDEEPMKPREDVTQRIVPENAPEIRKAQQPPSSNAFVPPVAGLIMVSVVVKDLLESGGVKL, from the coding sequence ATGCTGCACCAATTCTCACGCACGGAGCTTGCGATCGGGCCCGAAGGGCTGGAGCGGATGAAAGGGAGCACGGTCGCCGTGCTCGGCATCGGCGGCGTAGGCTCCATCGCGGCGGAGGCGCTGGCTAGGACCGGCGTTGGACGCATCATTCTGATCGACAAGGACGTTGTAGACATTACGAATATTAACCGTCAGATCCATGCGCTGACGACGACGGTAGGCCAGCCCAAGGCGGATCTCATGCGAGACCGGATCAAGCTGATCAATCCGGAATGCGATGTGATCTCGCTGCGGATGTTCTATACGGAAGAGACGTATGAGCAGCTCTTCGCATATCCGCTGGATTATGTCGTAGACGCGTCCGACACGATCATTTATAAGGTCCATCTCATTAAACAATGCCTGGAGCGCGGTATTCCTGTTATCTCCAGCATGGGAGCCGCCAACAAGATGGACCCGTCCAGGTTCCGGGTTGCGGATATTTCCAAGACGCACACGGATCCCATTGCGCGCGTCGTGCGTACGAAGCTTCGCAAGGATGGCATCAAGAAGGGCGTCAAGGTCGTCTTCTCCGACGAGGAGCCGATGAAGCCGCGCGAGGACGTCACACAGCGTATCGTGCCGGAGAATGCGCCGGAAATTCGCAAGGCGCAGCAGCCGCCCTCCAGCAACGCGTTTGTTCCGCCAGTCGCGGGGCTGATCATGGTCAGCGTCGTGGTGAAGGATTTGCTGGAATCCGGCGGCGTTAAGCTGTAA
- a CDS encoding CopD family protein, with product MTYISEALLYVCFAILTGSLLLRLVPERSRPPIHVPGGLLIACAAAIPVLSFMPIHQLASLYADEFELTYIEMLRSILLDVNAGKAWIWTALGSAGLLVLLGVRAFRSDKHMPKVALFVTMLLVIWLGYASHASSLSSIKGLVVHSAHFLAFTVWIGILFAAGWFGRSGDNWPAFLRWFSPLAIVCVVVTLLAGLTLMSMTTPQYVNSWMLPYGQALLIKHLLIVPLLLFAYTNGFLYKAVAIKNPDFNPLKWLRVEGSFALLVLAATAFMGQQAPPHTVKETLQTTSPSSFFTWLYKGAFSPDLALRATLQTESVLMLAAAALVAAGAVWSYRLDRPWIAWLLGLLVTVFAYMGLMFMIA from the coding sequence ATGACCTACATCAGCGAAGCCCTGCTCTATGTTTGCTTCGCCATCCTTACTGGCTCGCTGCTGCTCCGGCTTGTGCCGGAGCGCAGCAGACCGCCTATACACGTGCCGGGCGGCTTGCTGATCGCATGCGCAGCTGCGATACCTGTATTGTCCTTCATGCCGATTCATCAGCTGGCTAGTCTATACGCGGATGAATTCGAACTAACCTATATCGAGATGCTAAGGAGCATCCTGCTTGATGTTAACGCCGGCAAGGCATGGATCTGGACCGCGCTGGGCTCCGCCGGGTTATTGGTGCTTCTGGGCGTTCGGGCGTTCCGCAGTGATAAGCATATGCCCAAGGTGGCGTTATTTGTCACGATGCTTCTTGTGATATGGCTGGGATACGCCAGCCACGCTTCCTCCTTGAGCTCCATCAAAGGGCTCGTCGTGCATAGCGCGCATTTTCTGGCATTTACCGTGTGGATCGGCATCCTGTTTGCAGCTGGCTGGTTTGGCCGCAGCGGGGACAACTGGCCGGCCTTTCTACGCTGGTTTTCGCCATTAGCTATTGTATGTGTTGTGGTGACGCTTCTGGCCGGCTTGACGCTGATGTCGATGACAACGCCCCAGTATGTAAATTCGTGGATGCTGCCATACGGCCAGGCGCTGCTGATCAAGCATCTGCTCATTGTGCCGCTGCTGCTTTTTGCCTATACGAATGGATTTCTGTATAAGGCTGTTGCGATCAAAAATCCAGATTTCAATCCATTGAAGTGGCTGCGTGTCGAAGGCTCCTTCGCCTTGCTCGTGCTAGCGGCTACCGCGTTTATGGGACAGCAGGCACCTCCGCATACGGTAAAAGAAACGCTGCAGACCACCTCGCCGTCTTCGTTCTTCACTTGGTTGTACAAGGGCGCGTTCAGCCCGGATCTCGCGCTTCGTGCAACCCTTCAGACAGAGAGCGTGCTTATGCTTGCGGCAGCTGCGCTGGTCGCTGCAGGCGCCGTCTGGTCGTACCGTCTGGATCGGCCTTGGATCGCTTGGCTGCTGGGGCTGCTTGTAACGGTGTTCGCTTATATGGGCCTCATGTTTATGATTGCTTAA
- a CDS encoding copper resistance protein CopC codes for MKRFIMILAAALMLLLPSTAMAHSKLTSAIPAVDSTIDVSPASIDMVFDTRIEKISSFKLYNEGGEQLETGDSVVSNDKMTGSIPSPLTNGLYTVKWTIIGADGHAVEGEYSFTVDAPAQAPAPSPSPVESPASTPSAQAPAAVSPEPTASVEQDEDAEKEDPLQSLASSPAAALGGIIVVATVLVLMFRRRKP; via the coding sequence ATGAAACGATTTATTATGATTTTGGCTGCAGCGCTGATGCTGCTGCTTCCATCCACAGCCATGGCCCACTCCAAGCTCACAAGCGCAATCCCGGCCGTTGATTCCACCATTGATGTATCGCCAGCAAGCATTGACATGGTATTTGATACGCGAATTGAGAAAATAAGCAGCTTCAAGCTGTATAACGAAGGGGGCGAGCAGCTGGAGACAGGAGACTCTGTCGTCAGCAATGATAAGATGACCGGCTCGATCCCTTCACCCCTCACCAATGGCTTGTACACCGTGAAGTGGACGATTATCGGTGCTGACGGACATGCGGTCGAAGGGGAATATTCGTTTACTGTTGACGCGCCGGCACAAGCGCCAGCACCGTCTCCTTCCCCGGTGGAATCGCCAGCCTCGACGCCTTCAGCCCAAGCACCGGCAGCCGTTTCTCCCGAGCCGACCGCTTCGGTTGAACAGGACGAGGATGCGGAGAAGGAGGATCCGCTCCAAAGCCTGGCATCCTCCCCGGCAGCGGCGCTGGGAGGAATCATCGTGGTGGCGACTGTACTCGTGCTGATGTTCCGGAGACGCAAGCCATGA
- a CDS encoding hemolysin family protein yields the protein MPIGLSLACIALLVGLNGFFVAAQHALSMARIHRLEQLAKAGGTKARRATIILDRLNLYMTLCQLGITAASIGLGWIGALMSARQLTPWLSSAGRLPAGLSAWLAFLLVFAFIVLLHLFLGELVPRSVARRRAERTAIAAAKPLQLLYTLTLPIVWLVDRVAARLLRLLGIWPATAQEAAHTEEDLRDLLKESHRTGHINQTELTLVDNIFEFSDTTAKEIMIPRTEMICLHAGLSLQDNKTIAIEYMRTRYPVCEPDKDNIIGFVHIKDLLKASARTAESIVELTRPVTSVPDSIPISTLLKLMQKKKSQLAILIDEYGGTSGLVTLEDIMEEIVGDIKDEFDPDIASIVRNEDDSYSINGLMLIEEVNGFFGIAIDTDDYDTIGGWIYSRIEFPPAIGQSVYYDGEYEFHIEEMQHLRITRIRIVRSIPEEGRREGVHKHEKGLDGRVTLSD from the coding sequence ATGCCGATCGGCTTATCGCTAGCATGTATTGCGCTTCTTGTCGGATTGAACGGATTTTTTGTAGCGGCCCAGCATGCGCTGTCTATGGCAAGAATACATCGGCTGGAGCAATTGGCGAAGGCCGGTGGCACGAAGGCCAGGCGGGCAACCATTATTTTGGACCGGCTGAACCTCTATATGACGTTATGCCAGCTGGGCATAACCGCGGCGTCCATTGGCCTCGGCTGGATTGGAGCCCTTATGTCTGCACGCCAGCTGACGCCATGGCTGTCCTCTGCAGGGAGACTGCCTGCCGGGCTCTCCGCATGGCTCGCCTTCTTGCTCGTCTTTGCCTTTATCGTCCTTCTTCATTTGTTCCTCGGCGAGCTGGTGCCAAGATCGGTAGCCAGACGCAGGGCGGAGCGTACCGCCATTGCAGCCGCAAAGCCCCTTCAACTGCTGTATACGCTGACGTTGCCCATTGTATGGTTGGTTGACCGAGTGGCTGCCCGGCTGCTGCGGCTGCTTGGAATATGGCCTGCCACAGCCCAGGAGGCCGCCCATACGGAGGAGGATCTGAGGGACCTGCTGAAGGAAAGCCATAGGACCGGCCATATTAATCAGACGGAGCTGACGCTGGTTGATAACATTTTTGAGTTCTCGGACACAACCGCCAAAGAAATTATGATCCCGCGCACCGAGATGATCTGCCTGCACGCCGGTCTGTCGTTGCAGGACAACAAAACGATAGCGATCGAATATATGCGGACGAGGTACCCTGTATGTGAGCCCGACAAGGACAACATCATCGGATTTGTCCATATCAAGGATTTGCTCAAGGCTTCGGCCCGTACGGCGGAAAGCATCGTCGAGCTAACTCGCCCCGTCACCTCGGTTCCAGACTCCATTCCGATCAGCACGCTGCTGAAGCTTATGCAGAAAAAAAAGTCGCAGCTTGCCATACTTATAGATGAATACGGTGGAACCTCCGGCCTTGTTACGCTGGAGGACATCATGGAGGAGATTGTCGGCGACATCAAGGATGAATTTGATCCCGATATCGCGTCTATCGTGAGGAACGAGGATGATTCCTATTCCATCAACGGACTTATGCTGATTGAAGAGGTGAACGGTTTTTTTGGCATAGCGATAGATACCGACGACTACGATACGATTGGCGGGTGGATCTATTCCCGGATTGAATTCCCTCCAGCCATCGGGCAATCCGTTTATTATGACGGGGAATATGAATTTCATATTGAGGAGATGCAGCATCTTCGTATTACCCGCATAAGGATTGTGCGCTCGATCCCAGAGGAAGGTCGGAGGGAGGGTGTACACAAGCATGAAAAAGGGCTCGACGGAAGAGTGACACTCTCCGATTGA
- a CDS encoding replication-associated recombination protein A, producing the protein MDLFSYEEAEAPRARLLADRMRPQTLDEYIGQEHIVGKGKLLRRAIEADQVSSILLYGPPGCGKTTLAHIISLRTEGDFVKLNAVDASVKDVREVIDRARTNKTLYGKKTILFLDEVHRFNTSRQDALLPAVEQGIIIFIGATTENPFHHVNGALLSRSTLFQLEALEEKHSLEAMRRAITDAGRGLGFMKLQVEEEALAHIAAMSGGDIRRSLNALELAAVTTPSEPDGSVRITLEVAQESVRKPSIRADLSTQYDVLSAFHKSVRGSSDAALFWFLYAVERLGMDPMTFLRRLIVACSEDIGLANPQAMVQAVTAMDAYHKIGWPEAKYNISQAILFAVESPKSNATAVAIGQAMAAIDRSGNLEVPLHLRDTHYKGAAQLGHEGYKYPHDYPNHYVKQQYLPESLAHAVFYKATEQGMEDKIKQNQQRRTR; encoded by the coding sequence ATGGACTTATTTAGCTACGAGGAAGCGGAGGCGCCGCGCGCCCGCCTGCTGGCGGATCGTATGAGGCCGCAGACGCTGGATGAATATATTGGCCAGGAGCATATTGTAGGGAAGGGCAAGCTGCTGAGGCGAGCGATTGAGGCGGATCAGGTATCGTCGATTTTGCTGTACGGTCCTCCCGGCTGCGGCAAGACTACTCTTGCTCATATTATATCGCTAAGAACGGAAGGCGACTTCGTCAAGCTGAACGCAGTGGATGCGTCCGTGAAGGACGTGCGGGAGGTTATTGATCGGGCCCGGACGAACAAGACGCTGTACGGCAAAAAAACGATCCTGTTCCTGGACGAGGTGCATCGCTTCAATACGTCCCGGCAAGACGCGCTGCTGCCCGCTGTGGAGCAGGGGATCATTATTTTTATCGGGGCCACTACCGAAAATCCGTTCCATCATGTGAATGGAGCCCTGTTATCGAGATCGACCTTGTTCCAGCTGGAAGCGCTGGAGGAGAAGCATTCGCTGGAAGCGATGCGACGGGCTATTACGGATGCCGGACGTGGTCTGGGCTTTATGAAGCTGCAAGTGGAGGAAGAGGCGCTGGCCCATATCGCGGCGATGTCTGGCGGAGATATACGACGGTCCCTTAATGCGCTGGAGCTGGCAGCGGTAACTACGCCCTCGGAGCCGGACGGGAGTGTTCGCATTACGCTTGAGGTGGCCCAGGAGTCCGTGCGCAAGCCGTCCATCCGAGCGGATCTCTCGACGCAATATGATGTGCTGTCCGCCTTCCACAAGAGTGTGCGAGGCTCCAGCGACGCTGCATTGTTCTGGTTCCTGTACGCTGTCGAGAGGCTGGGTATGGACCCTATGACCTTCTTGCGCAGACTTATTGTTGCTTGCAGCGAGGATATTGGACTGGCCAACCCTCAGGCGATGGTCCAAGCCGTTACCGCTATGGACGCCTACCACAAAATCGGCTGGCCAGAGGCCAAATATAATATTTCCCAGGCTATATTATTCGCTGTGGAGAGTCCCAAATCAAATGCTACGGCAGTCGCCATTGGCCAAGCGATGGCAGCCATCGACCGCAGCGGGAACCTGGAGGTTCCGCTTCATCTGCGGGATACTCACTACAAGGGGGCCGCACAGCTGGGGCATGAGGGCTACAAATATCCCCACGATTACCCCAACCATTATGTGAAGCAGCAGTATTTGCCGGAATCGCTTGCCCATGCCGTGTTTTATAAGGCGACGGAGCAGGGGATGGAGGACAAAATTAAACAAAACCAGCAGCGCCGGACCAGGTAA
- a CDS encoding acryloyl-CoA reductase yields MPNEFKALVVNKSGDEFSVQIQSLSLNELPDGDVTIKVHYSSVNYKDGLASIPNGNVVSSYPFIPGIDLAGIVMASNDARYKAGDPVIVTSYELGVAHYGGFSQYARVPGDWVIPLPDGLTLQEAMVLGTAGLTAALSIHQLEKNGVAPDQGPIVVTGASGGVGSMAVSMLAKRNYVVTASTGKASEYDYLRKLGASEVVSREEVAPETIRSIGKQRWAGAVDPVGGKTLAAILSNMKYGGSVAVSGLTGGAEVPTTVYPFILRGVNLLGIDSAYCARDLRIKLWNRMATDLKPDGLEDIQNIITLQELPKALSDILQGKAKGRTIVDLS; encoded by the coding sequence ATGCCAAACGAATTTAAAGCTCTTGTTGTGAACAAGTCGGGGGATGAGTTTTCAGTCCAAATCCAATCGTTATCGCTTAACGAACTGCCCGATGGGGATGTCACGATCAAGGTGCATTACTCAAGCGTTAATTATAAGGATGGATTAGCCAGTATCCCGAACGGAAACGTGGTATCCAGCTACCCTTTTATCCCGGGCATTGACCTTGCGGGAATCGTGATGGCATCCAATGATGCCCGCTATAAAGCGGGGGATCCGGTCATTGTGACAAGCTATGAGCTAGGCGTCGCTCATTACGGGGGATTCAGCCAGTATGCCAGAGTACCCGGTGACTGGGTAATCCCGTTGCCTGATGGCTTGACCCTGCAAGAGGCCATGGTCTTGGGCACTGCTGGATTAACAGCCGCATTGTCCATTCATCAATTGGAGAAAAACGGAGTCGCACCGGATCAAGGCCCCATTGTCGTGACAGGAGCGTCTGGCGGCGTAGGAAGTATGGCTGTCTCCATGCTGGCCAAACGAAATTATGTCGTAACCGCTAGTACAGGCAAAGCGTCGGAATATGATTACTTGAGGAAGCTCGGGGCGAGCGAAGTCGTCTCGCGTGAGGAGGTTGCGCCTGAAACCATACGATCTATCGGGAAGCAGCGCTGGGCAGGCGCTGTGGACCCCGTGGGCGGCAAGACATTAGCTGCAATATTAAGCAATATGAAGTATGGAGGCTCCGTTGCTGTCAGCGGACTAACCGGGGGTGCAGAAGTGCCTACCACCGTATACCCGTTTATTCTTAGAGGCGTCAATCTGCTGGGAATCGATTCCGCTTATTGTGCTAGAGATTTAAGAATTAAGCTGTGGAACCGGATGGCGACCGACCTGAAGCCGGATGGATTAGAAGACATTCAAAATATAATTACATTGCAAGAGCTGCCCAAAGCGTTATCCGACATCCTGCAAGGAAAAGCAAAAGGAAGGACTATTGTGGACCTTTCATGA
- a CDS encoding Rrf2 family transcriptional regulator, whose translation MKISTKGRYGLTIMMELAVKFGDGPISLKSIAERNQLSEHYLEQLVAPLRNAGLVKSIRGAYGGYILSKNPAEITSGDIIRILEGPISPVDFTEEDDPAKRNLWLRIRDSIAEVLDSTTLENLITYKEEETKDSYMFYI comes from the coding sequence TTGAAAATTTCGACGAAAGGCCGCTACGGCCTTACGATTATGATGGAGCTAGCTGTCAAATTCGGAGACGGTCCGATTTCATTAAAAAGCATTGCCGAGCGAAACCAATTATCCGAGCATTACTTGGAGCAGCTAGTCGCGCCGCTGCGCAACGCAGGGCTTGTGAAGAGCATACGCGGTGCTTACGGCGGTTACATATTGTCCAAAAACCCTGCGGAAATTACATCGGGAGACATCATTCGCATATTGGAAGGCCCGATCTCGCCGGTTGATTTCACGGAGGAGGACGATCCGGCCAAGCGCAATCTGTGGCTGCGCATTCGCGACAGCATCGCTGAGGTGCTGGACTCCACGACGCTGGAGAACTTGATTACCTACAAGGAAGAGGAAACCAAGGACAGCTATATGTTCTATATTTAA
- the mnmA gene encoding tRNA 2-thiouridine(34) synthase MnmA: MSKPISETRVVVGMSGGVDSSVTALLLKQQGYDVIGIFMKNWDDTDEFGHCTAEEDSEDVRRVCDQIGIPYYTVNFEKQYFDKVFTYFLDEYKRGRTPNPDVMCNREIKFGDFLNKALELDADFLATGHYARVERDESGTTKLLRGVDGGKDQTYFLSALNGEQLAKAMFPIGHLPKPEVRRIAEQAGLHTAKKKDSTGVCFIGERNFKEFLSGYLPARPGDMVDIRTGEKKGRHDGLMYYTLGQRQGLGIGGSGTGSGEPWFVADKDLERNILYVVQGEGHPSLYSESLVATGLNWIVPVPGTVKCTAKFRYRQPDQGVTVTMNDDGGALVVFDQPQKAVTPGQAVVFYDGDVCLGGGTIDVVNKVPAEAAL, from the coding sequence ATGAGCAAACCGATCTCCGAAACGAGAGTCGTCGTCGGAATGTCGGGCGGCGTCGATTCTTCCGTCACCGCGCTGCTGCTGAAGCAGCAAGGCTATGACGTGATCGGCATATTTATGAAGAACTGGGACGATACCGATGAGTTCGGGCACTGCACCGCGGAAGAGGATTCCGAGGATGTGCGCCGCGTCTGCGATCAAATCGGCATCCCTTATTATACCGTCAATTTCGAGAAGCAATATTTCGATAAAGTATTTACTTATTTCCTCGACGAATACAAACGCGGCCGCACGCCGAATCCGGATGTGATGTGCAACCGTGAAATTAAGTTTGGCGACTTCCTGAACAAAGCGCTGGAGCTTGACGCCGATTTCCTGGCAACCGGCCATTACGCGAGAGTCGAACGGGATGAGAGCGGAACCACCAAGCTGCTGCGAGGCGTGGACGGTGGCAAGGATCAGACGTATTTCCTCAGCGCGCTTAATGGGGAGCAGCTAGCCAAAGCAATGTTCCCGATCGGCCATCTGCCGAAGCCTGAGGTTCGCCGCATCGCGGAGCAAGCCGGTCTTCATACCGCCAAGAAGAAGGACAGCACGGGCGTATGCTTTATCGGCGAACGCAACTTCAAGGAGTTTCTAAGCGGCTATTTGCCCGCTCGTCCAGGCGATATGGTCGATATTCGAACTGGGGAGAAGAAAGGCCGCCACGACGGCCTGATGTATTATACGCTTGGGCAGCGCCAGGGGCTTGGCATCGGCGGCTCCGGAACAGGCTCCGGCGAACCGTGGTTTGTGGCGGACAAGGATCTGGAGCGGAACATTCTGTATGTCGTGCAGGGCGAAGGCCATCCAAGCCTCTATTCGGAAAGCCTGGTAGCGACTGGCCTGAACTGGATCGTGCCCGTGCCAGGAACGGTCAAATGCACCGCCAAATTCCGTTACCGTCAGCCGGATCAAGGTGTGACGGTTACGATGAACGATGACGGCGGGGCTCTTGTTGTGTTCGATCAGCCTCAGAAGGCCGTAACGCCGGGACAAGCCGTCGTATTCTACGATGGCGACGTCTGCCTTGGCGGCGGCACAATTGATGTTGTCAACAAAGTGCCAGCCGAAGCCGCATTGTAA
- the aspS gene encoding aspartate--tRNA ligase: protein MQKTHNCGTLTKAEVGQTVTLNGWVQRRRDLGGVLFIDLRDRTGIVQIVFNPDFSGDALAIADRARSEYVLAVTGKVVERDPETYNANLATGEIEIRVTEIEVMNAAKTPPFPIEDGVEVDESLRLKYRYLDLRRPEMYKTLLLRSKSAKIFRDFLDDNGFLEVETPILTKSTPEGARDYLVPSRVHEGEFYALPQSPQIFKQLLMVGGVERYYQIARCFRDEDLRADRQPEFTQIDIETSFLTQDQLLGLMEQLTARLLRETSGVELELPFQRITYADAMNKYGSDKPDLRFGLEIEDITDIVSSSDVKVFASVAASGGVVKALNAKGCASWSRKELDDLQPFAARYGGKGLAWITVKDGEWRGPIVKFLKPEEIEALTARLGVEEGDLLTFSADKPKVVADVLGNLRLKLGRDLNLIDESKFKFAWVVDFPLVEWDEEAKRYVALHHPFTRPNDDDLHFFDTDPGQIRAQAYDLVLNGYEVGGGSMRIYKRDVQMQMFKALGFSPEEAQERFGFLLDAFEFGTPPHGGIAFGFDRLVMLLAGRTNLRETIAFPKTANATDLLCDAPSEVELSQLEQLHIRTVLKPKPVPAGAAPAGAESKE, encoded by the coding sequence ATGCAAAAAACGCATAACTGCGGAACATTGACAAAAGCTGAAGTAGGACAGACCGTTACGCTTAACGGATGGGTGCAGCGCAGGCGCGACCTGGGCGGCGTACTCTTCATCGACCTGCGCGATCGTACCGGTATCGTGCAAATCGTATTCAACCCGGACTTCTCCGGCGATGCTCTGGCGATCGCAGACCGCGCCCGCAGCGAATATGTGCTGGCGGTAACAGGCAAGGTGGTTGAGCGCGATCCCGAAACGTACAACGCAAACCTGGCAACTGGCGAAATCGAAATTCGCGTGACGGAGATCGAGGTGATGAACGCGGCCAAGACGCCTCCGTTCCCGATCGAGGACGGCGTAGAGGTTGACGAGTCGCTTCGTCTGAAATACCGTTATCTGGACCTTCGTCGTCCGGAAATGTACAAAACGCTGCTGCTTCGCTCCAAATCGGCGAAGATCTTCCGCGATTTCCTCGACGACAACGGCTTCCTGGAGGTAGAGACGCCGATTCTAACCAAAAGCACGCCGGAGGGCGCGCGCGACTATCTCGTGCCAAGCCGCGTTCACGAAGGCGAATTCTACGCGCTGCCGCAATCTCCGCAAATTTTCAAGCAGCTGCTGATGGTGGGCGGCGTTGAACGTTATTACCAGATCGCTCGCTGCTTCCGCGATGAGGATCTTCGCGCTGATCGTCAGCCTGAGTTCACACAGATCGACATCGAGACTTCGTTCCTGACGCAGGATCAACTGCTTGGCTTGATGGAACAGCTGACGGCTAGACTGCTTCGCGAGACGTCAGGCGTGGAGCTGGAGCTGCCGTTCCAGCGTATCACTTACGCGGATGCCATGAACAAATACGGCTCCGACAAGCCGGACCTGCGCTTCGGACTCGAGATCGAAGATATTACCGACATCGTATCGTCCAGCGACGTGAAGGTATTCGCAAGCGTTGCCGCGAGCGGCGGCGTGGTCAAGGCGCTCAACGCCAAGGGCTGCGCAAGCTGGAGCCGCAAGGAGCTTGACGACCTGCAGCCGTTCGCGGCGCGCTACGGCGGCAAAGGCCTTGCTTGGATTACGGTGAAGGACGGCGAATGGCGCGGTCCAATCGTGAAGTTCCTGAAGCCGGAGGAAATCGAAGCGTTGACGGCTCGTCTCGGCGTTGAAGAGGGCGACCTGCTGACCTTCTCCGCTGACAAGCCGAAGGTTGTAGCTGACGTGCTGGGCAACCTGCGACTGAAGCTTGGCCGCGACTTGAACTTGATCGACGAGTCCAAGTTCAAATTCGCATGGGTTGTTGACTTCCCGCTGGTAGAGTGGGACGAGGAAGCAAAGCGTTATGTTGCTCTGCATCATCCGTTCACGCGTCCGAATGACGATGACCTGCACTTCTTCGACACGGATCCAGGCCAAATCCGCGCGCAAGCCTACGATTTGGTATTGAACGGCTATGAAGTGGGCGGCGGCTCGATGCGGATCTACAAGCGCGATGTCCAAATGCAAATGTTCAAGGCGCTTGGCTTCTCGCCTGAGGAAGCGCAGGAGCGGTTCGGCTTCCTGCTGGACGCCTTCGAATTCGGTACGCCTCCGCATGGCGGCATTGCGTTCGGCTTCGACCGGCTCGTCATGCTGCTGGCTGGCCGCACGAACCTGAGGGAGACTATCGCATTCCCGAAAACGGCAAATGCGACCGACCTGCTCTGCGACGCGCCTTCAGAGGTCGAGCTGTCGCAGCTGGAGCAGCTGCATATTCGCACGGTGCTGAAGCCAAAGCCGGTACCGGCAGGCGCGGCGCCAGCTGGCGCCGAAAGCAAAGAATAA
- the hisS gene encoding histidine--tRNA ligase, translating to MKFQKSPGTQDILPGIVERWQYVESKARDICSRFNFREIRTPLFEATELFQRGVGETTDIVEKEMYTFIDRGERSLTLRPEGTAGVVRSYVENKLFGEPDVSKLYYIGPMFRYERAQAGRYRQFHQFGVEAIGSVDPALDAEVIALGYTFYTEVGLKGVRVEINSVGTPAVRAAFREALLAFLEPKRELLCKDCQSRMDRNPLRVLDCKTDQAHFEGAPSILDSLDEECEAHFSKVKQSLTDMGIPFEVNPRLVRGLDYYTHTAFEYKAEGIGAIDTVGGGGRYNGLVSDIGGPEQPGVGLGLGLERTILLLEHQKTELPSLHEIDVYIVALGDAADREATRLVYELRKQGVRAERDYQGRKMKAQLKSADRLGARFTAILGDDELARGEIALKDMAQGEQRMVPIASLAGELK from the coding sequence ATGAAATTTCAGAAGTCGCCGGGTACGCAGGACATTCTGCCCGGTATTGTAGAGAGATGGCAATACGTGGAGAGCAAGGCCCGCGATATATGCAGCCGATTTAATTTCAGGGAGATTCGTACTCCCCTATTCGAGGCTACTGAATTGTTCCAGCGCGGCGTTGGTGAAACAACGGATATTGTGGAGAAGGAAATGTATACGTTCATCGATCGCGGCGAACGCAGCCTGACGCTTCGTCCGGAAGGCACGGCGGGAGTCGTCCGCTCCTACGTCGAGAATAAGCTGTTCGGGGAGCCGGATGTCAGCAAGCTGTATTACATCGGCCCTATGTTTCGCTATGAGCGCGCGCAGGCGGGACGCTACCGCCAATTCCATCAGTTCGGCGTAGAAGCAATTGGTTCAGTTGATCCTGCGCTGGACGCGGAGGTTATTGCGCTGGGCTACACCTTCTATACGGAGGTTGGCCTCAAGGGCGTTCGGGTAGAGATTAATTCCGTCGGTACGCCGGCTGTACGCGCGGCGTTCCGCGAGGCGCTGCTGGCATTCCTGGAGCCGAAGCGGGAGCTGCTGTGCAAGGACTGCCAATCTCGCATGGATCGCAATCCGCTTCGCGTGCTTGATTGCAAGACGGATCAGGCGCATTTCGAGGGGGCGCCATCTATTCTGGACAGTCTGGACGAGGAGTGTGAAGCTCACTTCTCCAAGGTGAAGCAAAGCTTGACGGATATGGGCATCCCATTCGAAGTCAATCCAAGGCTGGTGCGCGGGCTCGATTATTACACCCATACGGCATTCGAATACAAGGCGGAAGGCATTGGCGCCATTGATACTGTCGGCGGCGGCGGCCGCTACAACGGCCTTGTGTCGGACATAGGGGGACCGGAGCAGCCAGGAGTTGGCCTCGGTCTCGGGCTGGAGCGAACGATCCTGCTGTTGGAGCATCAGAAGACGGAGCTCCCAAGCCTGCATGAGATCGACGTATATATCGTTGCTTTAGGCGACGCGGCGGACCGGGAGGCCACCAGGCTGGTGTACGAGCTGCGTAAGCAAGGGGTAAGAGCGGAGCGCGACTATCAGGGCCGCAAGATGAAGGCGCAGCTGAAGTCGGCAGATCGGCTTGGCGCCAGATTCACAGCCATTCTGGGCGACGATGAGCTTGCGCGGGGCGAAATTGCCTTGAAGGACATGGCTCAGGGCGAGCAGCGCATGGTGCCCATCGCAAGCCTTGCAGGAGAGCTGAAGTAA